In Magallana gigas chromosome 1, xbMagGiga1.1, whole genome shotgun sequence, the sequence GAGTGATGCGTATGTATACAATCTTCCTTCAGCATTTTTAGAAGAACATGACATGACTTCAAACCGGAACACGACCTGATATCATACTTACGctgataaacattttaataatgtcaatatttttcaacattcaaatgAATTCTGAATTcagtttatttttagatttatctTTATATCGCAGGTTATACTCATcgaataagaaaatagacaaataCAATTTGTTAATAGGAGTTAAATTGCTGTGGAATATTTCTGTCAGCATGATTTGGCTGTTCCAATTGCTCTTCCATTAATTGCCCATCAATTGTAGAATAAGGcagagattttgaaaaaaatcattgttgcGGAAAGGAAaaagggttttaaaaaaaacgtgaATATAAGCATTCGATTGttattgtttgaaagatgtgCTCTCGTAACTGCAACGGGGTGTGCATACACATATTTATAATGCGCAAGTGCTTTATTCAGTTTGTATGCACAAACCGCTGCATGGTGTATCGAGCAAAACCATGATGAATTGATTAGCAAGCCAAAGATCTAGATGTGTTTATCTAAGATCTACCCTTCAAATTTCTCTTTAAATTCTATAGATTTCTATTTGAGCATATTTCAGCACCAGTATTTATCATGACAATTTATGGCTAGAATCAAACAAGTAATTTTAAATACGTTTTTATACCCAAATGTTTGCTATACATATTAAACAAAGCACTGAATGGTGTAATTTACCACTGCAAACCAAAGCAAAGATACATTTTTAATGTAGATTGACATTGCATTTTTCATAGGAATCAATTTATATTAACCCTATGTATAGGAACTGGGGTTTCATATGTCGATAAGTGTTAATTAAACCAAATTTCGTCTGTTTAAGACTATTATTATGAAGCTATTGGTTTACTTTACTGTTACAATTTTCAACTCTGAGTTTAAGACAATTAAAACGAAATGTTCttaaaaatgatatagatgTCATTGCATACTGCATAATacgtgtatttatttattttttaatcttaaatgaAGTTCttgtaaattaatgttttaaccCAAGTCACATGATGTCGTAAGTAAAGTTTAAGAATagttattacaaacaaaaatcatttctatagttatttcataaatttgttATTTACGTAATAACAAATATGAGTAATGTAATTAATCTATAGTATTGTTATTAAGTTTGATGATATTAACATGTGTCATTAACAAGTTTTATTAAACTATGAGGACGTATACATGTGTATCGcgtcatatattttcaactttcGTTTACAATTCAAAGAAAGATgtgtattcaaaatatttatcagaATATATCGTCTATCCTTGCATGATATTTCTGTAACATTATGATtgctgaaaacaaaatattttttaattaaaacctAAAACTTACTGAGTACTTTGCTGGACACTTTTACACACTATTCTATAACTTCTCCAAAAGACGCAGACAATGGATGTTCATGCAAATGCTTGCCTGTACATTGACGTCTGTAGATCTCAACAACTAAACATTTCTTTTGGTTCTACTGCTCTTAAAACGAAAGTAGAACTGGTTAAAGCAGTTTGGTTGATACATTTATAGTTTGATATTGCATAAAGAAATTAATGGGAAGCATATGCGTGTACAGCTATTAAACTGttatgtttgatattttgaatacaATTTTACAGCTTACgtaaacatgtaattttgttaaaaatgggTTTGCTAAATTTATGTGCTATTTGTCTTGcaaatcatataattattattataagaaTACATATAGCATAGTCTTTGTACATCCATTAGTTATCACATTCTGACcctatatgatttttttaaaaatcaaaattctaaaGTCACAATTTCTTAACATCTCACCGTCTCTCAACTCTGGTCTTCTTGGacggaaaaaaacaaaaattagaatCGTTATTTGTGACGAAGAggatattacaaaatatctcatttttaTATAGTTTATAAAACTAATTTCAACTTTTTAGACAATAAAGTGGGgttttacatattatataagtTTAACAGTTTGTCATACTGAATAAAAACATGCTTTTTGgtggttatttttttctgttgtaagTAAATGTTAATTAGTAGTTAATTATTCCAAACAGCTATTCTGTTATATACGTGTTTACATAGCTTGTTTATCAATGTAATTAATTGTGAAATTAGACATTCTTTTATCATTCAATGATTATACACTTAACAGGAAACTTGAAGTTGACTGTAGgaatttaattgaatttgattaattagactttacaataaaacattacAGTCACTATCAATATTTGGGTGATCTAAGAACTGCTGTGGTTGAAATCTATAGAATTTATTGATCTACTGATAACAAATATGAGTACTTACTTTCAACATGACACTGTACACTTTTAGTCAGAAATGCGCTCCATACTGACAAATCGTAGTCGCAATTTCGTAAGTGTTCACTTAACCGAAAATGTCCAGTAGaggacattttttaattttaataaggTATCTCTTGTGAAACAAtgttaatcttaaaatataaatatatcaattgaTTAAATACATAGTTATGATATTCTGCACGCAACATAACTTGTCTCATTGTGTAATTTGACAATCCAAATCCACTTGTTTTGTACAGCACTTTTCGTGACAATTTTTTTGAACCTACATATCTTCATGACACGTGTATGGTTTGTAGTTTTTAGTTTTTCAGTCAGTCATATTACGCCTATAAATTCACCTAAAGTGTCATACACATGTAGTACTCTGTGTCAGTATTTGCACTTTTATATctattatattaaataatttattaatgtgtACAAAAACATCAGACATTAGTGTTTGTTCATTCGGctgttgtatgtacatgtacatacatgtatttcattcaatattcctcaaatattttggtttgaaaatgtagtttttataCTGTAACAGTTATACTTCAGATAAAAAATCCGTAACATTTCCGTGTCAGCAATGCACAAACGTCCATGTTTATCGGTAAATGtaaaccatatacatgtaggtacagTGTCAACGATAACTAACttgatttttgtcaaaaaatgaaataaataatagtttttacgattttttaaagagcttcatatttgaaaatttcgAAATAGAATAGTATTTATACATGCAAGAACCGTTGTCCGTTGTTACCCCATGGGCTGGGCctcttgtattaattttaaCCTTATCAGTTCCTTGGTAGCTTAAATACATAAGAGGTTCTTTAAGATTGGAGAGGAATTTAATATCGATCTTTCGCTTtacctttttaatttcatgtagatttgaaaagtttctgGTTATTTAAACTGTTCTTGTTGCACTGTTTGTTTGTATTACATTAGAAgacaattgttaaaaaaagtattaattttttacaaattattttaaacgtCAGGGGTTCGTGTCCCGCGGTCAAAAATAAAGCGAAGACCCTTGACCTTGTTCATTGACAATGGTTGTAGCGTTGAACGGAAAGTAactctgatattttttcatgtctGATCAGGTAGCAACCAGAGCAGGATCAGTCATGTTTAGGACACGAATACCACACAGTTAGCTATTGTGAAATTTCTTGTTAACAAGGTATGTTATCTATCTATAATTGCGTTTAAACGTATCTAACACATTAGTTGCGAGCTAGTGTGATTGAAAcatataattctaattacattaGAAATTAAGCTACTTTCGTTTTGCTTATATAACATTCTATTCAACTTGTGAGTCAAGTACAACTATTTCGACTTCATTTATTATAAACTAATGATTTCCAAAAGTTAAGGAGAAGTTTTGAAAAGGGATTTATGATTGTATGAACGTCTGACTTAAAAAGACAAATATTACTCCAAAAGGAGAGGAGTGTTTAaggtgaattttaaaaaggaagtAAAAAATATCGTTCAGTCCGATTTAATGTACAGTAtggatttctttttatctttatcATTAAACAAACAATCATtggtctttaattttctttcatagaaATGCCATGGATCCTCATTCTGATGCCCAGGATGTACCCCGATGTGACCTCtgtgagaccgccatagtacacAACTACTGTGACTTTTGCCATTTCAACCTATGCACGTCATGTATAGGCAAACACATCTCAGATagatatgacaaacataaaatagtcccATTCCTAGAACGGAGATCAACCCTTATTTATCCGAAATATGGAAcacatcaacaaaaaatttgtgACTTACAGTGCAAAAATTGCAACATTTTAGTATGCTCTTTCTGTACTGCATCAAAACAGCACAAGGGACATACCTTTTCAGAAGTTACAGAAGTTTACaatgaaaagaaagaaattattaaCGAAGAAACAAAAGAGTTGGAGAATCATATTTCCCCTACGTATGAAGAAATTGCATTGGACCTGGAAAAACAGCTTGCCAACctggatggaggatatgagaaacttacaacaacaatgtccaaacaaggagagcaatggcacagagaaatcgacatcgtcatcaacaaaatgaaaacccAAATCAGCgagataaaagtaaaacataaagacattttaaagaaacatttggatgaaatcaaacagatacagtctctcataaaacaaacatatcTGGCTTTGAAGAAAATTGAGAAGTCCACTGATGTATCTCCTACCATTGAATACAGCTCTAAAATCAGACAGTTCCGAAAACTCCCACCTAAGGTTCAGGTATCCCTCCcaacattcattccaaaacAAATAGACCGAAAGCAGCTGTATAGTTTGTATGGACAGATCACCCCATTATCTACttctagaaaagaaaatgtattgtCACTAAACCAACCAACCACTTCAGCAAGAGATCTACTGGATAAACCGGAACATGTTGCCACAATACAGACTACGTATGGAAAACTTCGCAGCGTTTCCTGTCTTAATGAAGACAAGATATGGGCAAGTGgacaaaaaaatgatatcagaTGCTTTAACATTAAAGGCGTGCTACTTCAAACAATCAAACTAGCTTTAGGATATTTCCCTGATTATATAGCCATAGACAGTGATGGGAATCTTTTGTACACTTTGTGGAAAACAGGGACAGTTAGTATAGTAAAGAATGGACAGACAGAAGCGTTGATCAGATTACAGGGTTGGACACTATCACAACTGTGTGTCACCTCTACCGGTAATATCCTAGTTACCATGTTCAGTTATGATGAaactcaatccaaagttgtccgttactcgggatctacagagaaacaatCAATTCAATATGACAGTAGAGGTAAACCCTTGTACTCAGGGAATGCAAGTATTAAATACATTACTGAaaacagaaaccatgacataTGTGTAGCTGATTCTGAAGCTGGTACTGTAGTGGTGGTGAATTATGACGGGAAACTCAAATGGAGATACACCGGTCCTCCCTCCGTTACCAAGAACAAACGATTTCAACCCCGtggtatcacaacagacagtcagaggCATATTCTGACAACAGATTATTTCAGTGAATACatccacattctggatcaggatggacagtttctccgttacattgataactgtgatctgcATGATCCTCGTGGCTTATGTGTGGACAACAACGACAATCTGTATGTGTGTGAATTTACAAGAAGCATTgtgaagaaaatcaaatatttaagataGACATCATCCATTGCTAAAAtgtgatgtaaataaaaaagtgaCCTTTTTCTGACAACAAGCATATCCAATCTCCTTATTGGAATTTTCTAATAAATAAGTTCTAAATTGTAGTTTATGTAAGATTGACATCATCCATTGCTTAAATGTgatgtaaatttataaaaagtgACTTTTTTTGATAACACGCAAATCAAATTTCCTTATTGgaattttctatatatagaaatacattCTAAATTGCAGTTTGCATACTCTAATTAACTTATTTATTCTATTTATTCACTTTTCATAAATAAGGATGAGattaattttcattgaacatACTGTATGCTAGAAAATATATCCCTCTTTCATTTTAGCCCCCTTTGCCTTCCTTGTCAGTGGGCAAGTTTATAATGGGCGAATTTCAATGtttcaaattatttcttttaaaacacatttgtgtCTGGGCTAGTACAAGACGGtatgaaactgtttgcaagtaaAGAAGAGCAAAAGATAAAtggggtgaaaataaccctgtttatagtattttatccatttttgatCAAAAGCAATTTTATGTTAAGTGTTAACAACTATTTCTTCATAATATACAACTATTGTACTATAGCAGGAAAGCATTGTCtgtatttaatatacatctATTTTAGCAAAAAAGGTTAAGTGTCAAGTGACATGTGATTTATCAATATAGAGCTGCATGTAGATTTCAGATATATCAGATTTGATCTTTAATTGCAACTTTGATAAAgcaatttttcataaaacaattaaagacgATTAAATAAGCAACGgaaaattaatacaaaacagCTAATGCTTGTGACGTCCTGGCGTTTTTTTACGAGATTGTGCTTAGAAAGAGTTGCCTTATCCGATTTGCCAAAAATGAGTTTGTGAAATGTTGACCTTAAGggtcttattttcaattcaaatcatGTAATAGGGAGCTGTAGAACACTTGATCAGGGTTATTGCCCACCCCTAATCATTTTAgactaaaaaaatataaaaatcgtGCTCGTTTATATATCTAATATCATTATAATCACATACTGGTGAGCTGTACTGAATAATGTTGTACTTTCTGAATAAACATATTAAGTAAATTGAATAATCAACAAATTGAATACATTCAGGTAGTTAACATAAAGAGACACAAAATGAACAgtgtaattaatttattaacaaattacAGCATACCataatgaataaaagaaaatgaaaaagaaaaacctgtatttatcaAATGTTTCTCGCATTTAATTAAGCAATTCCGgccagaaaaataattttgtttatcaattgcAGGATGAAAAATAATGTGTTCACAAATGGcacaaattataaaaacagGCCATAATGAGTGATACGAATTTTTATTATCACTAATTTTTGACGTATACTTCGATACAAATGACGTCACATGTATGAAAAATGTCACTAAACTGAACAATTgcttacatattttatatcaaaacaatGAAAAGGTTCAATGAAATGgttaattttacatataataatTGTACGTGTCCCAAAATGTGTGTAACATTCAAATCTGCATGCGCAAATAAAAAGGGGTGGTtgggaaatttcaaatttcttaaatctACAAGGTTAAATTTACTAAATATGGAAAATATggattgaaccccccccccccccccccggcaaactTAAATATCCCTCTCCGACTCCCGTATTTCATTCCCTGCTCCGCGCATTACCTGTGCAAATTATTAGCATTTTTAAGAAGAATGGTATCAAgcaatgggggaggggggggtgtTTACTATTTTACAagtataccaaaaaaaaaactacaatgtGATAAGTTTTACACACTTAATCATAAATTTATAGTAATGTTGCTtgtcttattaaaatatttaaccttaaaaaattattttggtttATCAGATTTCGAATTCAATAATACGTTTAATTTCCGTTTATTCTTCGACTACCTCTATATAAGTTgtcaatttctttgtttttacgctcatcgctacacacacCTTACGTAAAGGCGGGAGCACTATTCATGATTCACCGCATTCGGGTATTTTATTCACCCAAACATTGGACGGAAAGATTTGTAGATATGcttttaatagaaaatataacaATACTGCACTTGAAAGGAATAATCAATGAAACCAGACTGATCCTAGTAAACATATTTCACGAATCCTTAGTTCCCTAAGctctattgatatatatttatatttacacaaCAAATGCATTTAATCAATGACGCAAATAGCGTACTGTTGGAG encodes:
- the LOC117686809 gene encoding uncharacterized protein isoform X3 encodes the protein MDPHSDAQDVPRCDLCETAIVHNYCDFCHFNLCTSCIGKHISDRYDKHKIVPFLERRSTLIYPKYGTHQQKICDLQCKNCNILVCSFCTASKQHKGHTFSEVTEVYNEKKEIINEETKELENHISPTYEEIALDLEKQLANLDGGYEKLTTTMSKQGEQWHREIDIVINKMKTQISEIKVKHKDILKKHLDEIKQIQSLIKQTYLALKKIEKSTDVSPTIEYSSKIRQFRKLPPKVQVSLPTFIPKQIDRKQLYSLYGQITPLSTSRKENVLSLNQPTTSARDLLDKPEHVATIQTTYGKLRSVSCLNEDKIWASGQKNDIRCFNIKGVLLQTIKLALGYFPDYIAIDSDGNLLYTLWKTGTVSIVKNGQTEALIRLQGWTLSQLCVTSTGNILVTMFSYDETQSKVVRYSGSTEKQSIQYDSRGKPLYSGNASIKYITENRNHDICVADSEAGTVVVVNYDGKLKWRYTGPPSVTKNKRFQPRGITTDSQRHILTTDYFSEYIHILDQDGQFLRYIDNCDLHDPRGLCVDNNDNLYVCEFTRSIVKKIKYLR